The Sedimentibacter sp. zth1 DNA segment TATGTATCAAAAAAAATATCACTAAAAGAACATCTGATGTTTCAATTAGGGTTAAGTGTGACTAATAACAAAGAAAGAAAAATCGGTGAGTTTTTGATAGAATCTTTAGATAATAAGGGATATTTATCTTCTACTATACAGGATATTAGTTTTCAAATAGGAGAAAATGCAGTAGATGTAGAAAAGGTTTTACATCTTTTACAATCATTTGATCCTGTTGGAGTAGGTGCAAGAAATTTAAGTGAATGTCTTATGATACAGCTTAAAGAAAAAGGAATTCAAGACAGAAATGCATATATTATAGTTGATAGATATTTAGATGATATAGCTTTTAATAAGATGCAAAAAATTTCTAAAGAATTGCAAATACCAGTGCAAAGAGTACAAAGTATATGTGATATCATAAAAATGCTTGAACCAAAACCTGCAAGAGGTTTTATAGTTGATAGTGACAATATTAGGTACATAGTACCTGATGTAACAATAGAAAAAATTAATGGAGAATATATCATTATCGTTAATGATTCTAATTTTCCGATGCTTTCTATAAGCGGTTATTATAAGCAAATGGCTGCAGATATAAATGATAAAGAAGCTAACAAGTTTTTGACAGATAAGCTTAATTCATCATTGTGGCTAATTAGGAGCATTGAGCAAAGACGATTGACACTATACAAAGTTGTAAAATCAATACTTGAATTTCAGAAAGATTTCTTTGAATTTGGTATTGAGGCACTAAGACCATTAGTTTTGAAAGATGTAGCAGAAGATATATCAGTTCACGAATCAACAGTAAGCCGTGCAACTAATGGAAAATATGTTCAAACTCCAAGAGGAATATTTGAGCTTAAATATTTCTTTTCAAGTAGTGTTAAAGATGATAACGGTGGAGATGGTGTTTCATCACTCAGCGTGAAATCACAAATTAAAGAGCTTATAGATAATGAAAATACCTCTAAGCCATTGAGTGATCAAAAAATTGCTGATATATTAGAGAACAAAGGTATAAATATATCGAGACGTACAGTAGCTAAATACAGAGATGAAATGAGAATTCCAGCATCCTCTATGAGAAGAAGATTTTAATAAAAATTAATATAGAAAAACACAGTTTAGATAATATTCGACTAAAATTGTGTTCTTTATGGCTCTTTGTCAATAGTTGGTGTAAGAATTGAATAAATTCTTGTACTGACAAGGCAAAGGGCTATTTTAATGTTCAATAATAAAGTAAGTAATTTAGGGTACACAAAAAATTAGTTTAAATGAGTAATTCCAAGATAAATTAATATGACTGCATATAATGCGGTCTTTTTTTTGATAAACTATATTATTAAAGCATAATATCTTTTTAATTAATAAAATATGTTGCATAAATTAAAATATATGCTATAATATAAAAGAAATATAGCTATATATTACATACTACTTATTTGTGTTTATTAGGAGGATATTATGATTAAAGTAGCAATAAATGGATTTGGAAGAATAGGAAGACTTGCATGCAGATTAATGTTAGATTCTAACGATTTTGATGTTGTTGCAATAAATACACACTCAGGAGCAGATACATTATCATATTTACTTAAATATGATTCTGCACAAGGAAGTTTTAAAACTGATAAAATAACTAATACAGAAAATGCTATACTAGTTGATGGAAAAGAAATAAAAGTTTATGCTGAAAGTGACCCTTTAAACTGTCCTTGGAAAGCATTAGATATAGATATAGTATTAGAATGTACAGGAAAATTCATAAAAAAAGAAGACGCAGAAAAACATATCACTGCTGGAGCTAAAAAAGTTGTAATTTCTGCACCAGGCAAAGGTGATTTGAAAACTGTTGTATATAATGTTAATCAAAATGTTTTAACAAATGATGATAAAATCGTTTCTGGAGCAAGTTGTACAACTAATTGTTTAGCACCGGTTGCTAAAGTATTAAATGATAATTTTGGTATTGTAAAAGGATTTATGACAACAGTTCATGCATATACAAAAGACCAAAATTTGCTTGATAACTCACATAAAAAAGGTATTAATGCAAGACGTGGACGTTCAGCTGCTACTAACATTGTACCAACATCAACAGGAGCTGCTGTAGCTGTAGGATTGGTATTACCTGAATTGAAAGGTAAATTGGATGGTATGGCTCTAAGAGTTCCAACAGTTACTGGTTCAGTAGTAGATTTAGTAGTTGAATTAAAGAAAAATGTAACAGTTGAAGAAATAAACAAAGCATTTAAAAATGCAGCAAATGAAACATTAGGATATACAGAAGACCCAATAGTATCAAGCGATGTTATAGGAAGCCATTTTGGTGGAATAGTAGACGCATTGTCAACAAACTTAATTGAAGTAGAAGGAAAACAAATGGTTAAAATTATTTCATGGTATGATAATGAAATGTCTTATACATCACAATTAGTTAGAACAGCTAAATATATGTGTAAATAAATATAAAAATTAAAAATTTGAAAAAAAGGTAGCATTTCTTAGAATGCTATCTTTTTTTTGTTGTTATTAGTTTATGAAAAATTTACTGAAATTAAATATATTGTAGAAAAGTATAAATTAAAAATAAGATTAGTTACTTATGTAAATTGTCAGGAGTTTCGCGTTCTGGTTATTATAATTATTTTTCAAGAGCATCTATTTCTAACTGTTGTATCAAGATGAAAGAGATTTAGAAATATAATAATGTAATAGCTGCACTTAATTTTAATAATCGTAAAAAAGGTGCTAGACAAATAAAGATGACTCCTGTTGAATAAAGAAATCATCTTCTTAATTGCGCCTAGGCTTTTTAAAATTGTCCTTGACAAAGGGTACATTTACTTATAAAATATATTAACCTATTGCCAAAAACTCATAATGCTTAGATTAAATTTCTTTTTCTCCTCATGGGAGGGCAAGACGCTTTAATATATTTTTATAAAAAATTTATCCAGGCAAATAACAAATGAAACTGAAAATTATGACAAATAGTAGAAGAAATAAAAGGTGATGTTAAAAATCGCCATAAATCGTTTTTAAGAAGAAACAAGTTTATTGACATACTCACATACATAAATCTATTTATTACACCAATATTATTTATAATTATCGTTTACATAATTAAATTTAAGTAAA contains these protein-coding regions:
- the gap gene encoding type I glyceraldehyde-3-phosphate dehydrogenase yields the protein MIKVAINGFGRIGRLACRLMLDSNDFDVVAINTHSGADTLSYLLKYDSAQGSFKTDKITNTENAILVDGKEIKVYAESDPLNCPWKALDIDIVLECTGKFIKKEDAEKHITAGAKKVVISAPGKGDLKTVVYNVNQNVLTNDDKIVSGASCTTNCLAPVAKVLNDNFGIVKGFMTTVHAYTKDQNLLDNSHKKGINARRGRSAATNIVPTSTGAAVAVGLVLPELKGKLDGMALRVPTVTGSVVDLVVELKKNVTVEEINKAFKNAANETLGYTEDPIVSSDVIGSHFGGIVDALSTNLIEVEGKQMVKIISWYDNEMSYTSQLVRTAKYMCK
- the rpoN gene encoding RNA polymerase factor sigma-54 is translated as MHKKNFYNGDITMKMGFELNLSQTQKLIMTPELRQAIQVLQFNNVELMEYINNELESNPFLEVDDKKKETNKEDNENLESYKDDSKNEIDWKEVIEKYDDISYKSNNYNNDKDNRQSFDSYVSKKISLKEHLMFQLGLSVTNNKERKIGEFLIESLDNKGYLSSTIQDISFQIGENAVDVEKVLHLLQSFDPVGVGARNLSECLMIQLKEKGIQDRNAYIIVDRYLDDIAFNKMQKISKELQIPVQRVQSICDIIKMLEPKPARGFIVDSDNIRYIVPDVTIEKINGEYIIIVNDSNFPMLSISGYYKQMAADINDKEANKFLTDKLNSSLWLIRSIEQRRLTLYKVVKSILEFQKDFFEFGIEALRPLVLKDVAEDISVHESTVSRATNGKYVQTPRGIFELKYFFSSSVKDDNGGDGVSSLSVKSQIKELIDNENTSKPLSDQKIADILENKGINISRRTVAKYRDEMRIPASSMRRRF